The Tachysurus vachellii isolate PV-2020 chromosome 23, HZAU_Pvac_v1, whole genome shotgun sequence genome segment tgtgtgctaactTTGTCAGCTTCTAACTGAATATTGTTGCTAGGCTAAGCTACATACTAAATTAGCATAGGTCTCACCTGTATTTCAGCATATACAGTTTCCTTttatctccctctttctctccacaGGAGTTAGCAGAGACTCTCAGCCTCCCtacaggtgtgagtgtgtgtgtcatggctGAAAGTCTACTGCGTTCTTCCACCAGATACCTTGCTCAGGTGCGCTGTAGCGTGAGTCCACCGAAGGTTCGAGCGACACGGTATGCTGGCTATCCTTCAGAATGGACCAAACCTGTTTACTGGACCACACGGTCAGGtgagttaacacacacacacacacacacacacacacacacactgtagatgcatgtagtatattttatatatttatatgtgatgagtgtgtgtgtgtgtgtgtagctccagTTTCAGCTCCAGTTTGGATGTATTTCCTCTTGTcagtgagtgtgactgtggCCCTCATACTTATGTACCTAATTTCACTGGCATTTCgcaggtgacacacacacacactctctcgctctctctcgctctctcgctctctctctctctctctctagctctctctctccattgaTCAATTGTGTGAATATGTAATTCAAACAATTTTACGGTACACACAGTCTATATCTCTCTCAGTCTTTTTCTAAATCTGTCTCTTATGATccatctctcacactctgtcactctgtctttGTATCCTGCTTTCTATTTCTCTAATTcttgttgttctctctctctctctctctctctctctctctctctctctctctctctctctctctctctctctctctctctctctctctctctctctctctctctctctctctctctctctctctctctctctctctctctctctctctctctctctctctctctggaggcTTAGCATGTGGGAGGCGTCTATTCCATCTCCTTTCCAGAGTAAACTGATGGACACTGTTTgccaggtctcacacacacacacacgcacacacacatttctacatttacatttacatcatttggcagacggccttattcagagcgacttacattatcacatttttatacagctgagcaattgagggctaagggccttgctcaggggcccaacagtggcagcttggtggacctgggattgaactcacaaccttccgattggtagcccaacaccttaaccactaggctaccccccccacacacacccacacacacacacccacgcacacacacatccatacacacacccatgcacacacacacacacgcacacacacacacacacacacacacccacgcacacacccaaacacacacgcacacacccacgcacacaaacacactcacatccacacacacacacacatccacacacacaccaatgcgcacacacacacacatacccacgcacacacacacacacacacccacgcacacccacacacacgctcacgcacacacccacgcacacacacacacacacacacgcacacacacacacaccaacgcacacacacacccacgcacacacacacccacgcacacacacacgctcacacacacacccacgcacgcacacacacacacgcacacacacacacacacacacccacgcacacacacacacgctcacgcacacacccacgcacacacacatgcacacacacacaaattctttcATGTGAACCAAAGCATATGGCAGGAGTGGACAGGCAGTGGTTTAGGGACGACAACGTGAATGTTCTGGAGTGTCCAAGTCAGAACTCTGACCTGAACCCAATTGAGAACACCTGAAGGCTTTTGCGAAGAAAGAGTAGGGAAACATTTCACAGCAAGCCTGTAGAAATTTTTTGGAGACCTACAAGAAGTGTTTGCAGGCTGTAATTAAGAACAAAGGCTTTTCTATTGATTATTGAAACATTATAAAGGGTGTGAATAATTCTGAACATcgtgatttttaaatatttttcaataaaaaaaacccataaaatgTCATATTTCTTGAAATATCACCTCATTCTCTTAGTTGTTTTTccacattaaatatataaaagtattataaaactCATTCATCACAGAAAGAGTGCAAAGGTTaagagtgcaaaagtttgcacaccctcaAGACAAAAGGGTAGAAATATACACATGCGATAaagatgtttaatgtttaaacgtGTTTTCTTAAGATATTAATGATCTTGTTGTAGGATAGCATACAGCCGTCTC includes the following:
- the LOC132838819 gene encoding interleukin-4 receptor subunit alpha-like isoform X1, whose protein sequence is MTFSCSFSVPDDETLLLALHSHPRTKVFQSHKNIEPAAPVDMRVELIGDDWVLNWTLPKYRTVPITSEFRYWSSTSPELAETLSLPTGVSVCVMAESLLRSSTRYLAQVRCSVSPPKVRATRYAGYPSEWTKPVYWTTRSAPVSAPVWMYFLLSVSVTVALILMYLISLAFRRLSMWEASIPSPFQSKLMDTVCQVSHTHTRTHTFLHLHLHHLADGLIQSDLHYHIFIQLSN
- the LOC132838819 gene encoding interleukin-4 receptor subunit alpha-like isoform X2, which gives rise to MTFSCSFSVPDDETLLLALHSHPRTKVFQSHKNIEPAAPVDMRVELIGDDWVLNWTLPKYRTVPITSEFRYWSSTSPELAETLSLPTGVSVCVMAESLLRSSTRYLAQVRCSVSPPKVRATRYAGYPSEWTKPVYWTTRSAPVSAPVWMYFLLSVSVTVALILMYLISLAFRSMWEASIPSPFQSKLMDTVCQVSHTHTRTHTFLHLHLHHLADGLIQSDLHYHIFIQLSN